One window of Magallana gigas chromosome 2, xbMagGiga1.1, whole genome shotgun sequence genomic DNA carries:
- the LOC105336376 gene encoding ras-related protein Rab-9A has protein sequence MSQKSKLLKVVLLGDGGVGKSSLMNRFVSNKFDAQSFHTIGVEFLNKDVTYEGENYTMQIWDTAGQERFKSLRTPFYRGADCCLLTFAVDDIQSFKNLAMWKKEFLYYADIQDGNNFPFVILGNKIDMENRMVSTEMAQEWCQANGQAPYFETSAKDSTNVDEAFKAAIKRLRDLEDVIEIKTQHGNTVDLKRKAKTQSSGCCGN, from the coding sequence ATGTCTCAAAAATCCAAGTTACTTAAGGTTGTTCTCCTGGGAGATGGGGGAGTGGGGAAGAGCTCCTTAATGAATCGATTTGTGAGCAACAAATTTGATGCCCAATCATTTCACACCATTGGGGTGGAGTTCTTAAACAAGGATGTCACATACGAGGGAGAGAATTACACCATGCAGATATGGGACACCGCTGGACAGGAAAGATTTAAGAGTTTACGAACACCGTTTTATAGAGGAGCAGACTGTTGTTTGTTGACATTTGCTGTTGATGATATtcagagttttaaaaatttggcaATGTGGAAAAAGGAATTCCTATATTATGCTGACATTCAGGATGGAAACAACTTTCCGTTTGTGATACTAGGGAACAAAATTGATATGGAAAACCGAATGGTTTCTACGGAAATGGCCCAAGAGTGGTGTCAAGCTAATGGACAAGCCCCTTATTTCGAAACTAGCGCCAAAGATTCCACAAATGTTGACGAGGCATTTAAAGCAGCAATAAAAAGGCTACGGGATTTGGAAGACGTGATAGAGATCAAAACACAACACGGGAATACAGTTGACCTAAAGAGGAAGGCCAAAACCCAGAGTTCTGGTTGCTGTGGTAACTGA
- the LOC105336378 gene encoding nocturnin codes for MSTAAALTELQKDIQKKKLPSLLDRKFEKVAGCDNEEGDFSVMQWNVLAQGLSGGDNNFVLCPREALSWENRQLRILEEIYRTSPSILCMQEVDCFSFLKNKLSSLGYEGEWVQKPSSPCMEMENNMGPDGCALFYRKDKFQLLQAKHVNLKKNGRETNQSGLVCKLKFQDNDHLIYVAVIHLKAKSGYEELRHQQGKYLLEYLAKESGPEPIIVCGDFNASTKEPVYKDFSDSELGLKSVYKESSADQKEPKYTTWKIRAGPDGGNTESCKTIDYIWIRGNLKLTSVLSIPKDEAIGPNRLPSYQYPSDHFALACKLLFT; via the exons ATGTCTACAGCAGCGGCTCTAACTGAACTGCAGAAGGACATACAGAAGAAGAAACTGCCCAGTCTCTTGGACCGGAAGTTTGAAAAAGTTGCAGGGTGTGACAATGAAGAGGGGGACTTCTCTGTCATGCAATGGAATGTTTTGGCTCAAG GACTGAGCGGAGGAGATAATAATTTTGTTCTGTGTCCACGTGAGGCCCTCTCGTGGGAAAATCGCCAGCTACGCATACTGGAAGAAATCTATCGCACCAGTCCTAGCATTCTGTGCATGCAAGAGGTAGACTGCTTCTCCTTTCTGAAAAATAAGTTAAGCTCACTGGGCTATGAAGGAGAGTGGGTGCAGAAACCATCCTCTCCTTGTATGGAAATGGAGAATAATATGGGGCCTGATGGCTGTGCTCTATTTTATCGAAAAGATAAATTCCAACTGCTACAAGCTAAACATGtcaaccttaaaaaaaatgggAGAGAAACAAATCAGTCCGGCCTTGTTTGTAAACTCAAGTTCCAGGATAACGACCACCTGATATATGTGGCAGTAATTCATTTAAAGGCAAAGTCTGGTTACGAAGAGCTGAGGCATCAACAGGGGAAATACCTGCTAGAATATCTGGCGAAGGAATCTGGTCCAGAACCCATTATAGTGTGCGGTGACTTCAACGCTAGCACAAAAGAACCCGTGTATAAGGACTTCAGTGACAGTGAGCTGGGATTGAAAAGCGTGTACAAGGAGAGTTCAGCCGATCAGAAGGAACCCAAGTACACCACATGGAAAATCAGGGCAGGGCCGGATGGAGGAAATACGGAGAGCTGCAAGACAATAGATTACATATGGATCCGAGGAAACTTGAAGCTGACGTCGGTCCTCAGTATACCTAAGGATGAAGCCATCGGTCCGAATCGACTGCCAAGCTACCAGTACCCATCTGACCATTTTGCACTGGCTTGCAAATTGCTGTTCACTTAG